A segment of the Nostoc sp. TCL26-01 genome:
TCTCTAAAATTCGGCAACAAATTCAAACTCGGAAACCCTTATAAAATCTGGTTTTTCTAATTTTGAATTTTGCGGAAAGTTCTGTATGCGGGTTTCCCGCCGTAGGAACGCCACTTGCTATAAGCCGGGAAACCCGTCCAACGCAGTGGCTCAACTTTTCAAGACGAATTTTGAATTGGTATTACATCTGACCGCTAAAGGCAGGCTTTACTTTGCGGTCAAGACGTTCCCCCAGGTCATCAGCAATCGTCAAATCATTTGGCTTACAGCGCTTTACGTTCACCTGAATACCTTGTGCGCCTTCTGTTTCTAAATCTTCTATGTAGCCTTTGATGGCTAACTTAGCTTCATCAGCATTGAGAAAGGGGCCAAAATAGTAAGTGCAACGGGGGTTTTGGGTGATAATTTCCACCCACCAAGCCAAACCTAGTGCGTTGAAAGAATTAATAGCAGCTTCCTTCAGATTATTCCAAATTGTATTCATGGGTATTGTGCCAATTTATCAAAGTGGTACTGAATGTTGAACAATAGATATTGCCGTTTTTGGTTGTTACACTTCTTTATACTCTTTTACTGGTAATTTTCAAAGAGGTTTTTGTAACTTATCTAGGTACAAAGTGTTAAGCGATCGCTGACGGAAAATCTCGTAAAGTGCCATTCCTGCGGC
Coding sequences within it:
- a CDS encoding DUF1816 domain-containing protein → MNTIWNNLKEAAINSFNALGLAWWVEIITQNPRCTYYFGPFLNADEAKLAIKGYIEDLETEGAQGIQVNVKRCKPNDLTIADDLGERLDRKVKPAFSGQM